One segment of Brassica napus cultivar Da-Ae chromosome C3, Da-Ae, whole genome shotgun sequence DNA contains the following:
- the LOC125583452 gene encoding probable disease resistance protein At4g33300, translating into MAITDFFAGEIATELLKQLFMISAKAWKYKSVAERLIDLIENMQPTIKEIQYSGVELPPHRQAQIGMLSNTLEKGKKLTEKVLSARRWNVYRQLTLARKMEKLEKDISNFLKNQILTHILADVHLLRANSDVRFDRVDRSLEMMTEHLGSMKIGGGGMIREAMKIAEATMEIEMGNDEEKFGVGLEIGKRKVKKMMFSAERGLIGISGMGGVGKTTLARELERDVEVQCHFENKVLFLTVSQSPMLEELRAHIWAFVSGYEGVNPVPNWNLQYEGGVKTQKLVILDDVWTREALDALTFNIPGCTTLVVSRSKLTEPKATYDVEVLREDEALSLFCLCAFGQKTIPSGFDKKMVEQVSGECKGLPLALKVTGASLKDRPEMYWKGALQRLQKGEPADETHETRLLHQMEASLENLDSTTRECFLDLGAFPEDRKIPVDVLINMWIEIHDLEEAIAFATLVDLSHKNLLTLGKDPRLGSSYASYYDVFVTQHDVLRDLALHLSNKGKVNIRKRLLMPKRESSLPKEWGRNSDEPYRAQIVSIHTGDMDEMGWSDFDMDFPKAEILILNFSSDKYVLPPFITKMSKLRVLVIINNGMSPAVLNDFSIFANLSYLRTLWLERVHVPELYNTTVPLKKLHKMSLILCKINNSFDQTGVDISNLFPKLADLTIDHCDDLVSLPSSICGMTSLNSLSITNCPRLSELPKNLSKLQALEILRLYACLELKALPVEICELPQLKYLDISQCVNLSCLPEEIGKLKTLEKIDMRECFFSDRLSSAVSLESLRHVICDKDVAFIWEEVEKAVPGLKIEAAEKCFSLDWLDE; encoded by the exons ATGGCCATCACCGATTTTTTCGCCGGTGAAATAGCGACTGAGCTACTGAAACAGCTCTTTATGATATCAGCCAAAGCATGGAAATACAAAAGCGTCGCTGAGAGGCTCATCGACTTGATCGAGAACATGCAGCCGACCATCAAGGAGATTCAGTACAGCGGCGTCGAGCTCCCTCCTCACCGTCAGGCTCAGATCGGTATGCTCTCTAACACCTTAGAGAAAGGGAAGAAACTCACCGAGAAAGTGTTGAGCGCCCGTCGCTGGAACGTGTACAGACAGTTAACATTAGCGAGGAAGATGGAGAAGCTAGAGAAGGATATCTCTAACTTCCTTAAGAATCAGATATTGACTCATATCCTCGCTGATGTTCATCTTCTCAGGGCTAACTCCGATGTAAGGTTCGATCGGGTTGATAGGAGCCTTGAGATGATGACTGAGCACTTGGGGTCGATGAAGATCGGTGGAGGAGGGATGATAAGGGAAGCCATGAAGATAGCAGAGGCGACGATGGAGATTGAGATGGGCAACGACGAGGAGAAGTTtggtgttgggttggagatAGGTAAGAGGAaggtgaagaagatgatgtttaGCGCCGAGAGAGGGCTTATTGGTATCAGTGGCATGGGCGGTGTCGGCAAAACTACACTTGCTAGAGAGCTTGAACGGGACGTTGAAGTCcaat GTCATTTTGAGAACAAGGTTTTGTTTCTGACTGTATCACAATCTCCGATGCTTGAGGAACTGAGAGCACATATATGGGCGTTTGTGTCTGGTTATGAAGGTGTAAACCCTGTTCCAAACTGGAATTTACAGTACGAGGGCGGTGTTAAAACACAGAAGCTGGTGATTCTTGATGATGTTTGGACAAGAGAAGCGTTGGACGCCTTGACGTTTAATATCCCTGGTTGCACAACACTTGTGGTCTCACGGTCCAAACTCACAGAGCCTAAAGCCACTTATGATGTGGAAGTACTAAGGGAAGATGAAGCACTCTCCCTCTTCTGTCTCTGTGCATTTGGTCAGAAAACTATCCCTTCTGGTTTCGACAAAAAAATGGTCGAGCAG GTTTCTGGTGAGTGTAAAGGTCTACCTTTGGCTCTCAAAGTCACAGGGGCTTCACTAAAAGACCGACCTGAAATGTATTGGAAAGGAGCATTGCAGAGGTTACAAAAAGGTGAACCTGCTGATGAAACTCACGAGACTAGATTACTTCATCAAATGGAAGCTAGTCTAGAAAATCTTGACTCGACAACCAGAGAGTGTTTCTTGGATCTTGGCGCATTTCCTGAAGACAGGAAGATTCCTGTAGATGTTCTTATCAACATGTGGATTGAGATACATGATCTAGAGGAGGCCATTGCTTTTGCCACTCTTGTTGATTTGTCGCACAAGAATCTACTTACCCTTGGGAAAGATCCACG GCTTGGCTCTTCATATGCAAGCTACTATGATGTGTTTGTGACACAACATGATGTTCTGAGAGACTTGGCTCTTCATTTAAGCAACAAAGGGAAAGTAAACATAAGGAAGAGACTGCTGATGCCGAAAAGAGAGTCATCTCTTCCAAAAGAATGGGGAAGGAACAGTGATGAGCCATACAGAGCTCAGATAGTCTCTATTCATACTG GGGATATGGATGAGATGGGTTGGTCTGACTTTGACATGGACTTCCCTAAGGCAGAGATTCTAATACTGAACTTCTCTTCAGACAAATATGTTCTGCCTCCTTTCATCACTAAGATGAGCAAGCTTAGGGTCCTAGTGATCATCAACAACGGCATGTCCCCTGCTGTTCTCAATGACTTTTCGATTTTCGCCAACTTGTCATACCTAAGGACTCTCTGGCTGGAGAGAGTTCATGTCCCTGAACTCTACAACACTACAGTTCCCTTGAAAAAACTCCACAAGATGTCTTTGATCCTCTGCAAGATCAATAACAGTTTTGATCAGACAGGAGTTGACATCTCCAACCTCTTCCCAAAATTAGCTGACCTGACGATAGATCACTGTGATGATCTCGTCTCACTACCTTCAAGCATCTGCGGCATGACATCTCTCAACTCCTTAAGCATCACAAACTGTCCACGCCTCAGTGAATTGCCTAAGAACCTCAGTAAGCTACAAGCTCTTGAAATTCTGAGGCTATATGCTTGTCTTGAGCTAAAGGCATTGCCTGTGGAGATCTGTGAGCTTCCTCAGCTTAAGTACCTAGACATCTCACAGTGTGTT